A genomic region of Amphiura filiformis chromosome 6, Afil_fr2py, whole genome shotgun sequence contains the following coding sequences:
- the LOC140155232 gene encoding neutral cholesterol ester hydrolase 1-like isoform X2: MRLNVVSYRIAGLFGQNLFDVLAKRYGPSDRKITNTQFDGVPVRIYEPPKTADSQQPAVFYMHGGGFRCLSVDTLHPFTDDLATKLDIVVISIDYRLSTEALFPAAIDDCTKAVVWFLNHTKDYNVDSTKVIIMGESAGGNLAAGVTQRITLDPMYQHVPKLRAHILICPMLQAMDFNTPAYQQYGEYETALLQKEVVVASWVEYLTGSAQLQEVFATNMHTSPAAKKSDLFQKVLSHDNIPERFKIPPYVAPSSTDFGDEDLYETLKTQLLDPSFAPLMRDGSLKGIPEAYIVTCTYDVLRDDGIFYVKRLEAAGVKVTWVHNDDGIHAMSIYSATGPFAVKAGVRSRQKLFAFIENTLKT; encoded by the exons ATGAGACTCAACGTTGTTTCCTATCGTATTGCG GGTTTATTTGGCCAAAATCTGTTTGATGTTCTAGCTAAGAGGTATGGCCCATCTGATCGGAAAATCACCAACACCCAGTTTGATGGAGTACCAGTGAGAATCTATGAGCCTCCTAAAACCGCAGACTCACAACAACCTGCTGTTTTCTACATGCATGGTGGCGGCTTTCGCTGTTTGAGTGTTG ATACATTGCACCCCTTCACAGATGATTTGGCAACCAAACTTGACATAGTTGTGATCTCTATTGA ctACAGATTGTCAACAGAAGCCTTATTTCCTGCTGCCATTGATGATTGTACCAAAGCCGTAGTCTGGTTTCTGAATCACACCAAAGATTACAATGTAGACAGTACAAAGGTTATCATCATGGGTGAGAGTGCTGGTGGGAACTTAGCAGCAGGTGTTACACAAAGGATAACATTGGATCCAATGTATCAACATGTACCAAAATTGAGAGCACACATTTTGATTTGCCCAATGCTCCAAGCTATGGATTTCAACACACCTGCTTACCAACAGTATGGGGAATATGAAACTGCCTTGCTTCAAAAGGAAGTAGTGGTTGCAAGTTGGGTGGAGTACCTTACTGGGAGTGCTCAACTACAAGAGGTATTTGCCACAAATATGCACACATCACCAGCAGCCAAGAAGtcagatttatttcaaaaagtattaTCTCATGATAATATACCAGAACGATTCAAGATTCCCCCCTATGTTGCACCATCATCAACAGACTTTGGTGATGAGGACTTGTACGAGACATTAAAAACACAACTTCTTGATCCAAGCTTTGCCCCCTTGATGCGTGATGGTTCACTGAAGGGTATTCCAGAGGCATACATTGTCACCTGTACTTATGATGTTCTTCGTGATGATGGGATATTTTATGTGAAAAGATTGGAAGCAGCTGGTGTGAAGGTTACCTGGGTACATAATGATGATGGCATTCATGCAATGTCAATATATAGTGCTACTGGGCCATTCGCTGTGAAAGCTGGCGTAAGGAGTAGACAAAAACTGTTTGCTTTTATAGAgaacactttgaaaacttga
- the LOC140155232 gene encoding neutral cholesterol ester hydrolase 1-like isoform X1, with protein sequence MIRFGKEGSYFWLGMIVVALFVLIVSYCPASAIVTGLFGQNLFDVLAKRYGPSDRKITNTQFDGVPVRIYEPPKTADSQQPAVFYMHGGGFRCLSVDTLHPFTDDLATKLDIVVISIDYRLSTEALFPAAIDDCTKAVVWFLNHTKDYNVDSTKVIIMGESAGGNLAAGVTQRITLDPMYQHVPKLRAHILICPMLQAMDFNTPAYQQYGEYETALLQKEVVVASWVEYLTGSAQLQEVFATNMHTSPAAKKSDLFQKVLSHDNIPERFKIPPYVAPSSTDFGDEDLYETLKTQLLDPSFAPLMRDGSLKGIPEAYIVTCTYDVLRDDGIFYVKRLEAAGVKVTWVHNDDGIHAMSIYSATGPFAVKAGVRSRQKLFAFIENTLKT encoded by the exons atgaTACGTTTTGGGAAAGAGGGTAGCTACTTTTGGCTGGGCATGATAGTTGTCGCACTTTTCGTTTTGATTGTCAGTTATTGTCCAGCCAGTGCAATAGTTACA GGTTTATTTGGCCAAAATCTGTTTGATGTTCTAGCTAAGAGGTATGGCCCATCTGATCGGAAAATCACCAACACCCAGTTTGATGGAGTACCAGTGAGAATCTATGAGCCTCCTAAAACCGCAGACTCACAACAACCTGCTGTTTTCTACATGCATGGTGGCGGCTTTCGCTGTTTGAGTGTTG ATACATTGCACCCCTTCACAGATGATTTGGCAACCAAACTTGACATAGTTGTGATCTCTATTGA ctACAGATTGTCAACAGAAGCCTTATTTCCTGCTGCCATTGATGATTGTACCAAAGCCGTAGTCTGGTTTCTGAATCACACCAAAGATTACAATGTAGACAGTACAAAGGTTATCATCATGGGTGAGAGTGCTGGTGGGAACTTAGCAGCAGGTGTTACACAAAGGATAACATTGGATCCAATGTATCAACATGTACCAAAATTGAGAGCACACATTTTGATTTGCCCAATGCTCCAAGCTATGGATTTCAACACACCTGCTTACCAACAGTATGGGGAATATGAAACTGCCTTGCTTCAAAAGGAAGTAGTGGTTGCAAGTTGGGTGGAGTACCTTACTGGGAGTGCTCAACTACAAGAGGTATTTGCCACAAATATGCACACATCACCAGCAGCCAAGAAGtcagatttatttcaaaaagtattaTCTCATGATAATATACCAGAACGATTCAAGATTCCCCCCTATGTTGCACCATCATCAACAGACTTTGGTGATGAGGACTTGTACGAGACATTAAAAACACAACTTCTTGATCCAAGCTTTGCCCCCTTGATGCGTGATGGTTCACTGAAGGGTATTCCAGAGGCATACATTGTCACCTGTACTTATGATGTTCTTCGTGATGATGGGATATTTTATGTGAAAAGATTGGAAGCAGCTGGTGTGAAGGTTACCTGGGTACATAATGATGATGGCATTCATGCAATGTCAATATATAGTGCTACTGGGCCATTCGCTGTGAAAGCTGGCGTAAGGAGTAGACAAAAACTGTTTGCTTTTATAGAgaacactttgaaaacttga